A window from Onychostoma macrolepis isolate SWU-2019 chromosome 07, ASM1243209v1, whole genome shotgun sequence encodes these proteins:
- the gba2 gene encoding LOW QUALITY PROTEIN: non-lysosomal glucosylceramidase (The sequence of the model RefSeq protein was modified relative to this genomic sequence to represent the inferred CDS: inserted 1 base in 1 codon), with translation MDLNDSTSLAELMSRYMSTETGFGVPKDGWRICLAHEFKEKRKPFQAKDVSLSNMIEHVSLGVRYLRWWYRKTQVEKKAPFIDMFRALPLRQIYGAPLGGIGGGSITRGWRGDFCRWQLNPGMYHYKTVIANQFTVCLRRGGQTVYQQVLSTERPPTLQGWNWGYCGEYAFYHALYPRAWTVYHLPGQNVTLTCRQVSPVIPHDYKDSSLPVAVFVWDIENKNDYALDVSIMFTMVNGSGHKDDKSGGHWNEPFHLEKDGESVSGVLLHHQTPVNPYTLCIAAREKSGQEISHQTAFSPKGTCSALWIDLMTDGRLDSPKDSSPPTXKGEEVAAALAVSCSVPANSHNSVEFSLAWDMPKITFGSRERIYERRYTRYYGTKRDAAPSLSHYSLTHYSKWEERIDEWQRPILKDGSLPAWYKSALFNELYFVVDGGTVWVELPEDADISGGLRPEDGGLPAQPEVVKEYGRFAYLEGQEYRMYNTYDVHFYASFALIMLWPKLALSVQYDIAGSVVQHDPTERLNLMNGRYSPVKTWGVVPHDIGDPDDEPWVRANAYLIHDTADWKDLNLKFVLQVYRDYYLTQDEQYLKDMWPICQTVMETELKFDKDGDGLIENSGYADQTYDGWKVTGPSAYCGGLWLASVCMVCKMARVLNCESVYQRYRDILDRGRAAFDKLLWNGKYYNYDSSGQSLSNSVMSDQCAGQWFLRASGLGDDDYQAFPKEKICSALKSVFDLNVMSFAGGQMGAVNGMRPEGVPDRSSVQSDEVWVGVVYGLAATMIHEGMTEEGMRTAEGCYRAVWERMGMAFQTPEAYCEKGIYRSLAYMRPLSIWAMQLALNNRPNHGKTTDKDVGQD, from the exons ATGGATTTAAATGACAGCACGTCTCTGGCTGAGCTGATGAGCCGGTATATGTCTACAGAAACAGGATTTGGTGTCCCAAAGGATGGCTGGCGGATATGCCTTGCACACGAGTTCAAAGAGAAGCGGAAACCATTTCAAGCCAAAGATGTCTCATTGTCCAACATGATCGAGCATGTTTCCTTAGGGGTCAG GTATCTGAGATGGTGGTACAGAAAGACCCAGGTTGAGAAGAAGGCTCCTTTTATTGATATGTTTCGGGCTTTACCACTAAGACAAATTTATG GTGCTCCTCTTGGTGGCATTGGTGGAGGCAGTATCACACGTGGATGGAGGGGAGATTTCTGCCGGTGGCAACTAAATCCTGGAATGTACCACTACAAAACCGTTATTGCTAACCAG TTTACAGTGTGTCTGCGCAGGGGTGGTCAGACAGTATACCAGCAGGTGTTGTCTACAGAGCGACCCCCGACTCTTCAGGGTTGGAACTGGGGTTATTGTGGTGAATATGCCTTTTACCATGCTCTGTACCCACGAGCTTGGACCGTCTACCACCTGCCTGGTCAGAATGTCACTCTCACCTGCAGGCAGGTGTCACCTGTCATCCCTCACGACTACAAG GACTCCAGTCTTCctgtggctgtgtttgtgtGGGACATTGAGAATAAGAATGACTACGCACTTGATGTTTCCATCATGTTCACGATGGTTAATGGGTCTGGCCATAAAGACGATAAGAGTGGGGGCCACTGGAATGAACCATTTCACCTTGAAAAGGATGGAGAATCTGTGTCTGGGGTGTTACTACATCACCAGACGCCTGTCAACCCTTACACTCTGTGTATAGCTGCAAGAGAAAAG tcTGGCCAAGAGATCAGTCACCAGACGGCGTTTAGCCCAAAGGGTACCTGTAGCGCTCTGTGGATTGACCTCATGACTGATGGACGGCTCGACTCGCCTAAGGACTCCAGCCCACCCA CAAAAGGGGAGGAAGTGGCGGCAGCCCTGGCTGTGAGTTGCTCGGTGCCTGCTAACAGTCACAACAGTGTGGAGTTCAGTTTGGCCTGGGATATGCCAAAAATCACATTTGGCTCCAGAGAGAGAATATATGAAAG GAGATACACACGTTATTACGGCACCAAAAGAGATGCTGCCCCGTCTCTGTCTCACTACTCACTCACACACTACAGTAAATGGGAGGAGAGAATTGATGAGTGGCAGAGGCCGATTCTAAAGGACGG GTCTCTTCCGGCTTGGTATAAATCCGCTCTGTTTAATGAGCTGTACTTTGTTGTGGATGGTGGAACCGTGTGGGTGGAGCTTCCAGAGGATGCTGATATCAGCGGTGGGCTTCGTCCTGAGGATGGAGGGCTTCCAGCCCAGCCTGAAGTTGTCAAGGAGTACGGCCGATTCGCTTACCTGGAGG GTCAGGAGTACAGGATGTATAACACATATGACGTGCACTTCTATGCTTCATTTGCTCTCATCATGCTCTGGCCCAAGCTGGCTCTGAGTGTGCAGTATGATATTG CTGGTAGTGTCGTTCAACACGATCCTACAGAGAGGTTGAATCTAATGAATGGCCGATACTCACCAGTCAAGACCTGGGGTGTTGTACCTCATGACATTGGAGACCCTG ATGATGAGCCATGGGTTCGTGCCAATGCATACTTGATCCACGATACAGCTGACTGGAAGGACCTGAACCTAAAGTTTGTTCTGCAGGTGTACCGAGACTATTACCTGACCCAGGATGAGCAGTATCTGAAGGATATGTGGCCCATATGCCAG ACCGTTATGGAAACAGAGTTGAAATTTGATAAGGATGGTGATGGGCTGATAGAAAATTCTGGCTATGCAGACCAGACATATGATGGATGGAAGGTGACAGGACCCAG TGCATACTGTGGTGGTCTGTGGCTGGCGTCAGTGTGCATGGTGTGTAAAATGGCACGTGTGCTGAATTGCGAGTCTGTTTATCAACGCTACAGAGATATTTTGGACAGAGGAAGAGCAGCCTTTGACAAACTCCTGTGGAATG GCAAATATTACAACTACGATAGCAGTGGACAGAGCCTGTCTAACAGTGTAATGTCGGACCAGTGTGCAGGCCAGTGGTTTCTCAGGGCGTCTGGACTTGGGGACGATGACTACCAG GCTTTTCCCAAGGAGAAAATCTGTAGTGCACTGAAGTCAGTGTTTGACCTCAATGTTATGAGCTTTGCAGGCGGGCAGATGGGTGCGGTGAATGGGATGAGGCCAGAGGGTGTGCCTGATCGTTCCAGTGTCCAATCAGATGAGGTGTGGGTGGGAGTAGTGTACGGATTAGCAGCTACAATGATACATGAG GGCATGACAGAAGAGGGAATGCGCACTGCGGAAGGCTGTTACCGCGCTGTATGGGAGCGAATGGGAATGGCCTTCCAGACTCCTGAAGCATACTGTGAGAAAGGCATTTACCGCTCTCTCGCTTATATGAGGCCTTTGAGCATCTGGGCAATGCAGCTTGCACTAAACAATCGACCAAACCACGGCAAAACCACTGATAAAGATGTGGGACAGGACTGA
- the calb2b gene encoding calbindin 2b, producing MANKAPEPIHLHLAELTASQFLDIWNKFDADGNGCIEGKELEHFIRELELARKSVDPSNSSFKDRMKEFMQKFDENGDGKIEMSELAQILPTEENFLLCFRQFVGSSAEFMAAWRKYDTDRSGYIEANELKGFLSDLLKKANRHYDDKKLNDYTQTILKMFDLNGDGKLGLSEMARLLPVQENFLLKFQNIKISAEEFEAIFTYYDKDGNGYIDEHELDALLRDLYQKHKMVVDPQNLSSSKKSIMALSDGGKLFRTELEIVLCKDPSV from the exons ATGGCGAATAAAGCACCAGAGCCCATTCATTTGCACCTGGCGGAACTCACTGCTTCCCAGTTTCTCGACATCTGGAATAAATTCGATGCTGACG gAAATGGCTGCATTGAAGGGAAGGAACTGGAACATTTCATTCGTGAGCTCGAGCTAGCTAGGAAAAGTGTG GATCCTTCAAATTCCTCATTCAAAGACAGGATGAAAGAGTTTATGCAAAAATTTGATGAGAACGGTGATGGGAAGATTGAGATGTCAGAG CTGGCCCAGATCCTGCCCACAGAGGAGAATTTTCTATTATGCTTCAGACAGTTTGTGGGATCCAGTGCAGAGTTTATGGCA GCATGGAGAAAATATGATACTGACCGTAGCGGATACATTGAAGCCAATGAACTGAAG GGCTTTCTCTCAGATCTGCTGAAGAAAGCAAACAGACATTACGATGACAAGAAACTGAATGACTATACACAGACCATA CTTAAAATGTTTGACCTGAATGGTGATGGGAAACTGGGATTGTCTGAGATGGCTAG ACTGCTTCCTGTACAAGAGAATTTTCTGCTGAAGTTTCAG AATATCAAAATATCTGCTGAAGAATTTGAAGCAATCTTCACCTATTATGATAAG GATGGAAATGGTTACATTGATGAACATGAACTGGATGCACTGCTGAGAGACCTCtaccaaaaacataaaatg GTTGTTGACCCTCAAAACCTGTCTAGCTCAAAGAAGAGCATCATGGCGTTGTCTGACGGAGGAAAGCTGTTCCGCACAGAGCTGGAGATTGTGTTATGCAAGGATCCGTCAGTGTGA